The sequence below is a genomic window from Geovibrio ferrireducens.
ATGAAAACGATTCCGTTGTCATGTCCCGGAATAGCACCTTTCACGAGGATAAGGTTTGTCTCAGGGATTACTTTCACTACGGAAAGTTTCTGAACGGTTACTTTGTCGCCGCCCATTCTTCCGGGCATAGGCCTGCCTTTTTCAGTCTCTCCGGGGAACTCGCACATCCCGATAGAACCGGGTTCACGGTGGAAGTGCGAACCGTGGGTTTTAGGACCGCCTGCGAAGCCGAAACGCTTCACAACGCCCTGAAAACCTTTACCGATAGAAGTTCCCTGAACATCCACAATATCGCCTTCCGCGAAAAGTGTGGCGTTCACTTCCTGACCGATTTCAAAGGAAGAGTCGTCAGCCACGCGGAACTCTTTGAGAACCTTGTGAGCATCTACGCCCTGAGTTTTGAAATAGCCTTTTGCGGGGCAGTTGACTTTTTTCTCTTTGAGAATTTTGTCAAAGCCGAGCTGAACGGCACTGTAACCGTTTTTTTCAACGGTTCTTTTGTTAACAACTACACATGGTCCGGCTTGGACCACTGTAACGGGGATGAGAGTTCCGTCTGCGGTAAATACCTGCGTCATCCCCACTTTTCTTCCGATTATTGCTCTAGCCATCTGCACTATCCTTCAACTAAAGTTTTATCTCGACGTCAACGCCGGCAGAAAGTTCGAGCTTCATAAGAGCATCGATGGTCTGAGGGTTATGTTCGAAAATGTCGATCAGACGTTTGTGGGTTCTGATCTCGAACTGCTCCCTTCCTTTCTTGTCAACGTGAGGAGAACGGAGAACCGTAAATTTCTCTGTACGGGTGGGAAGCGGCAC
It includes:
- the rplC gene encoding 50S ribosomal protein L3 translates to MARAIIGRKVGMTQVFTADGTLIPVTVVQAGPCVVVNKRTVEKNGYSAVQLGFDKILKEKKVNCPAKGYFKTQGVDAHKVLKEFRVADDSSFEIGQEVNATLFAEGDIVDVQGTSIGKGFQGVVKRFGFAGGPKTHGSHFHREPGSIGMCEFPGETEKGRPMPGRMGGDKVTVQKLSVVKVIPETNLILVKGAIPGHDNGIVFIKETIKK
- the rpsJ gene encoding 30S ribosomal protein S10 produces the protein MESQKIRIKLKAFDFRILDKAVRDIVNTAMRTGARVVGPVPLPTRTEKFTVLRSPHVDKKGREQFEIRTHKRLIDIFEHNPQTIDALMKLELSAGVDVEIKL